Below is a window of Micromonospora chersina DNA.
CCCGGACGCACCGGCCACAGGGGACGGACCGCCACGGCCGCGGGCCTCACGGGCGGCTTCGCGGGTACCCCGCGGCCCCGTCGGTCCCTGCTAGGGTGCGGCGGACGGCCACGGGGGAGGTCAGATGCGTCGAGGAGTGGGCCGCTGGGCCACGGCGGCGGTCGCCGCGCTGCTGGCGGCGGGCGCGGTCACCGGGTGCGGCACCGAGGAGCCGACCCGCGAGGTGGCGGTGGAGGTGACCGGCGAGGTGCCCGTCGAGGCGCCCGCGGACGGCCCCGCCGACCAGCCCAGCGACGAGCCGCCGGCGGTCGCGGCCATGGGCGCCAAGCCCAGCGCCAAGCCCAGCCCGAGCGCGTCGCCGAAACCGAAGCCCAGGCCGACGCGCACCACCACGGCGCCGCTGGCCACGCCGAAGCCGCCCACCGAGACGCAGGTGCCGCCGCCCCCGCCGAAGCCCGCGGCGAGCGGCTGCCAGCCCAGCTACCGGGGCACCCAGGCGACCCGCAGCCAGGTGAAGTCGGCGCTGTCCGACGCCGCGGCGCGGACCTACTGGCCCACCTCCGCGCCCGACATCAGGATTCCGCTGACCCTCATGAAGGCGACCGCCTGGCAGGAGAGCGGCTGGCAGTCGAACATCGTGGCCTGCGACGGCG
It encodes the following:
- a CDS encoding lytic transglycosylase domain-containing protein codes for the protein MRRGVGRWATAAVAALLAAGAVTGCGTEEPTREVAVEVTGEVPVEAPADGPADQPSDEPPAVAAMGAKPSAKPSPSASPKPKPRPTRTTTAPLATPKPPTETQVPPPPPKPAASGCQPSYRGTQATRSQVKSALSDAAARTYWPTSAPDIRIPLTLMKATAWQESGWQSNIVACDGGIGLMQVMPATADWMNQRFGQSYDIDDYQDNAYLGGTYLAWLTKYIGDMYFESDYRLDAALCTSELNSCLLNAVIAAYNYGHGAVAREGEPLAIPNPQYVRNVRALMTECVCLSY